The proteins below are encoded in one region of Acetobacter oryzoeni:
- a CDS encoding SDR family oxidoreductase encodes MEIIMSIRGKIALVTGASSGIGAATARKLATEGVVVGLAARRKERLDTLVTEITGAGGKAVALPADITDPASCKAAADALITQFGRIDVLVNNAGLMPLSSVDSLKVDEWKRMVDVNISGVLNATAAVLPQMIAQHSGHIFNMSSIAGRKVFTGLAVYCATKAAVTAFSDGLRMEIGPKHNIRVTCIQPGAVKSELYEQITDASYRKQMDDLAASMTYLEGEDIADTILFALKAPSRMDVAELFVLPTEQGW; translated from the coding sequence ATGGAGATTATCATGAGCATCAGAGGTAAAATTGCCCTTGTTACTGGGGCTTCCAGTGGAATTGGTGCTGCAACAGCACGCAAACTTGCGACAGAAGGCGTTGTCGTCGGTCTGGCGGCACGGCGCAAGGAGCGTCTCGACACATTGGTGACGGAAATTACCGGGGCAGGGGGCAAAGCCGTTGCCCTTCCAGCTGACATAACGGATCCTGCATCATGCAAAGCCGCGGCTGATGCGCTTATCACTCAATTCGGCAGGATTGATGTGCTGGTTAACAATGCGGGTCTGATGCCTTTGTCCAGCGTTGATAGCCTGAAGGTGGACGAATGGAAGCGCATGGTGGATGTGAATATATCAGGAGTTCTCAATGCAACGGCAGCGGTTCTCCCACAGATGATCGCACAGCATTCGGGCCATATCTTCAACATGTCCTCAATCGCGGGCCGGAAAGTCTTTACCGGTCTGGCCGTTTACTGCGCCACCAAGGCCGCTGTCACGGCGTTTTCCGATGGGCTCCGGATGGAAATCGGGCCAAAGCACAATATCCGCGTCACCTGCATCCAGCCAGGTGCTGTAAAGTCCGAACTGTACGAGCAGATTACGGATGCCTCTTACCGCAAGCAGATGGATGATCTGGCGGCGTCCATGACCTATCTGGAAGGTGAGGACATTGCTGACACGATCCTGTTTGCACTGAAAGCACCTTCTCGGATGGATGTTGCAGAACTGTTCGTTCTGCCCACTGAACAGGGATGGTGA
- a CDS encoding alkene reductase yields MPSLFEPIKLGSIYAKNRILMAPLTRGRATREHVPTPIMAEYYAQRSSAGLIISEATGISQEGLGWPYAPGLWSHEQVEAWKPVTAAVHAKGGKIVAQLWHMGRMVHSSVTGQQPVSSSATKAPEPLHTYDGKQAPEIARPLTKDDIARILNDYEKAARNALEAGFDGVQIHAANGYLIDEFLRDGTNHRSDEYGGSPENRIRFLREVTERVIATIGADRTSVRLSPNGDTQGCIDSHPEQVFVPAAKLLNDLDIAFLELREPGPNGTFGKTDQPKLHGPIRKVFTKPLVLNQDYTREEAIDAVATGVADAIAFGRPFLANPDLVHRLEDNLPLNKDDMRTWYTQGTEGYTDYPLAS; encoded by the coding sequence ATGCCTAGCCTGTTTGAGCCGATTAAACTGGGAAGCATTTACGCCAAAAACAGAATTCTTATGGCGCCTCTGACGCGCGGCAGAGCAACCCGTGAGCATGTTCCGACACCTATCATGGCCGAATATTATGCGCAGCGTTCCAGTGCAGGCCTGATTATTTCGGAAGCAACCGGCATCAGCCAGGAAGGTCTTGGATGGCCCTATGCGCCGGGCCTGTGGTCACATGAGCAGGTGGAAGCCTGGAAGCCGGTTACCGCAGCTGTGCATGCAAAGGGCGGAAAGATTGTGGCCCAGCTCTGGCACATGGGGCGCATGGTGCATTCCAGTGTGACGGGCCAGCAACCCGTTTCCTCATCGGCGACAAAAGCGCCTGAGCCATTGCATACTTACGATGGCAAGCAGGCGCCCGAAATTGCTCGTCCCCTTACCAAGGATGATATCGCCCGTATCCTGAACGATTACGAAAAAGCTGCACGCAATGCGCTTGAGGCTGGCTTTGACGGTGTTCAGATTCATGCAGCCAATGGTTATCTGATTGATGAATTCCTGCGGGACGGCACCAATCATCGTTCCGATGAATATGGTGGCTCTCCTGAAAACCGGATACGCTTCCTGCGGGAAGTTACGGAACGGGTAATCGCCACGATTGGCGCAGACAGAACGTCAGTAAGACTTTCTCCCAATGGTGACACACAGGGTTGTATAGACAGTCACCCGGAGCAGGTTTTTGTGCCCGCAGCAAAGCTTCTGAACGATCTCGATATTGCTTTTCTCGAACTGCGTGAACCCGGGCCCAATGGCACATTCGGTAAGACCGATCAGCCGAAGCTGCATGGTCCGATCCGCAAAGTCTTTACGAAACCGCTGGTTCTGAATCAGGATTACACACGGGAGGAAGCGATTGACGCAGTTGCAACCGGTGTGGCTGATGCCATTGCCTTCGGGCGGCCTTTCCTCGCCAATCCCGATCTGGTGCATCGTCTGGAAGATAACCTTCCTCTGAACAAAGATGATATGCGCACTTGGTACACGCAGGGGACAGAAGGCTATACAGATTATCCACTGGCATCATAA
- a CDS encoding MFS transporter has translation MEKGQALSVKEKIAYGCGDAASNMMWGMTSSYLMYYYTDIYGLPLVAVSWILLVARVVDAFCDPTIGYVVDRIGGLIVPRLIRFLAIPFGITGFLCFLALPLSPAGKVVWAGATYIVFGAIYSCINTPYGALAVMMSRSASQRVGLNAFRMMGCQAGSLLVALLTIPAITWLGGGESAAQHRYGMAVYVLALSVFGTFLWLCVARGCAVRYPPAPVRQVLVSTLRHLLGNRRWVLSNLLAFFYFVGQAALFGFALYYARIVLGGTEQLGANIITFVTVLLFAGVPACLPLARHMGTVGAGIICLIVQGIAYLTMAVAGASMTGFFLSIALLALAQGVMSPLYYTLLAEAVDDGDPRTSTGSAGLAYSINTWVTKLAMGLTGFVLAQFLSQGHYVEGGTTQSPDLSFWITAGFIWLPLGAVCLQVFCLLAWPDKK, from the coding sequence ATGGAGAAAGGGCAGGCGCTTTCCGTGAAAGAAAAGATAGCCTATGGCTGTGGTGATGCTGCCTCCAACATGATGTGGGGCATGACGTCATCCTATCTGATGTATTATTACACAGATATCTACGGCCTGCCGCTGGTTGCTGTCTCATGGATACTGCTGGTGGCCCGTGTTGTGGATGCTTTCTGCGATCCGACCATCGGCTATGTTGTTGACCGTATCGGCGGGCTGATTGTGCCACGCCTGATCCGCTTCCTTGCCATTCCCTTCGGTATAACAGGTTTTCTGTGCTTTCTGGCTCTACCGCTTTCGCCTGCGGGGAAAGTTGTGTGGGCTGGAGCAACCTATATCGTGTTTGGTGCCATCTATTCGTGCATCAATACGCCATATGGTGCGCTGGCCGTCATGATGAGCCGCTCTGCCTCACAGCGCGTTGGTCTCAATGCATTCCGCATGATGGGCTGTCAGGCCGGATCGCTGCTTGTCGCGCTGCTGACCATTCCCGCCATCACCTGGCTGGGTGGAGGCGAAAGCGCAGCGCAGCACCGATATGGCATGGCAGTTTATGTGCTGGCTCTGTCGGTTTTCGGCACTTTCCTGTGGCTGTGTGTGGCACGTGGCTGCGCCGTAAGGTATCCGCCAGCACCCGTTCGACAGGTTCTTGTGAGCACGCTGCGCCATCTTCTGGGAAACCGGCGATGGGTGCTGAGCAATCTGCTCGCATTTTTCTATTTCGTGGGGCAGGCGGCTCTGTTCGGGTTTGCTCTGTATTATGCCCGCATTGTTCTTGGCGGCACGGAGCAACTGGGCGCCAATATCATTACTTTTGTCACTGTTCTGCTGTTTGCGGGCGTGCCCGCGTGCCTACCGCTTGCCAGACATATGGGAACAGTTGGCGCCGGGATTATATGCCTGATCGTGCAGGGCATAGCCTATCTGACGATGGCTGTGGCGGGTGCGTCCATGACGGGCTTTTTCCTATCTATAGCGCTTCTGGCGCTGGCTCAGGGCGTAATGTCTCCGCTGTATTATACCTTGCTGGCGGAAGCCGTGGATGATGGGGATCCGCGAACATCGACCGGATCTGCTGGTCTGGCATATTCGATCAATACCTGGGTTACGAAGTTGGCGATGGGGCTGACCGGCTTTGTTCTGGCGCAGTTCCTGTCACAAGGTCATTACGTTGAAGGAGGAACCACACAATCACCAGACCTATCATTCTGGATTACGGCCGGATTTATCTGGCTCCCGCTGGGGGCCGTATGTCTACAAGTTTTCTGCCTTCTGGCATGGCCGGACAAGAAATAA
- a CDS encoding MFS transporter, translating to MTSSRVTNPLFVLLAASTGCAMTVLDTNVVAIILPTIAREFRASFADIEWVISTYVLCFASLLLPAGAIADRYGRRRIYLIGITTFALTSLFCGAAPSATALYLARALQGVSAAFLLAPALAIIGHTFHNPDERNRAWAIWGSIMGLTMVLAPIIGGIIAYALGWRWAFYINIPICVLLAGAVFILVKESRDTDARRLDPAGIIFFAAFMFGLTWGMINGQASGWTSWNALNGFIGGSISLGIFIASERAQSRPMLDLGLFSNPRFLGAVWAMFAYAASAQVMASMLPLFLQNGLGRSALQAGFAMLPFALAMLIFPHIGRLLERHISSSGILAGGLSCVAIGNGITAWGAYVGSWIIVMAGMVVIGSGGGLLNGETQKAIMSVVPKERSGMASGISTTSRFSGILLGFAMLSGILATMVRKWVAAFGCGTGCHHPSDFADAIVAGDLPSAISGLEGSNQEIAIQHAHHAFSYGFAVALLVASIFALGSSITVFTLMQSKMKQNIT from the coding sequence ATGACATCCTCGCGCGTAACCAATCCGTTATTTGTCCTTCTGGCGGCTTCAACTGGCTGTGCCATGACTGTGCTTGATACCAATGTGGTGGCAATCATCCTGCCAACCATCGCTCGCGAGTTTCGTGCAAGTTTCGCGGATATTGAATGGGTTATCAGCACATATGTTCTGTGCTTCGCATCTCTCCTGTTGCCCGCTGGAGCCATTGCAGATCGGTATGGACGCCGTCGCATCTATCTGATTGGAATTACGACATTTGCCCTTACCTCGTTGTTTTGCGGAGCCGCCCCGTCTGCCACAGCACTATATCTGGCCCGTGCTTTACAGGGCGTAAGTGCTGCGTTTTTGTTAGCACCTGCTTTAGCGATCATCGGGCATACTTTTCATAATCCAGATGAACGGAACCGCGCATGGGCCATTTGGGGAAGTATCATGGGCCTTACCATGGTTCTTGCTCCTATTATTGGTGGTATTATTGCCTATGCGCTCGGTTGGCGGTGGGCGTTTTATATCAATATTCCAATCTGCGTCCTACTTGCTGGCGCAGTCTTTATTCTGGTCAAAGAATCACGTGATACTGATGCCCGAAGACTGGATCCGGCCGGGATTATATTTTTTGCTGCATTCATGTTCGGTCTGACGTGGGGAATGATTAACGGTCAGGCAAGCGGCTGGACCTCATGGAACGCCCTGAATGGTTTTATTGGAGGAAGTATCTCCTTAGGCATTTTCATAGCATCTGAACGTGCCCAATCACGTCCGATGTTAGATCTTGGCCTATTCTCCAATCCCCGTTTTCTGGGAGCTGTCTGGGCGATGTTTGCTTATGCAGCATCCGCTCAGGTTATGGCCTCAATGCTTCCGCTATTTCTCCAAAACGGCTTAGGCCGCTCAGCACTTCAGGCCGGCTTCGCCATGTTGCCTTTTGCCCTGGCAATGTTGATTTTCCCACATATTGGACGTCTTCTGGAACGCCATATCTCTTCGAGCGGTATTCTAGCCGGTGGTCTGTCATGCGTCGCCATTGGCAATGGAATAACAGCATGGGGAGCATATGTCGGATCATGGATCATTGTTATGGCTGGCATGGTCGTCATTGGAAGTGGGGGCGGCCTTCTCAATGGGGAAACACAAAAAGCTATCATGAGTGTTGTGCCAAAAGAACGATCTGGCATGGCGTCAGGGATCAGTACGACTTCACGATTTTCCGGGATTTTGCTTGGTTTTGCCATGCTTAGCGGCATACTCGCAACAATGGTAAGGAAATGGGTTGCCGCCTTTGGATGTGGCACTGGTTGCCATCATCCATCAGACTTCGCCGATGCCATCGTTGCCGGTGATCTACCCAGTGCTATTTCCGGTTTAGAGGGTTCCAATCAAGAAATCGCCATTCAGCATGCACATCATGCTTTCTCTTATGGTTTTGCCGTAGCACTTCTTGTGGCATCAATTTTCGCATTAGGATCATCAATTACTGTCTTTACACTGATGCAGTCAAAGATGAAACAGAATATAACCTGA